The nucleotide sequence CTCAGCTTGTGTCGCGCACAGACGCACCTGTCGGGTCGTTGCGGTGCGCACGGCCCTTTCCTGTGCGCTGCAAAGAGATGCGATCGTATCACTTCAGCTTTGAGCTCCACATCTCGTCTCTGAAACAAAACGACCGCAGAGACACCGCAGGAGGAACcgcaagcagagacagagacagagacagagacagagacagagacagagacagagacagagacagagacagagacagagacagagacagagacagagacagagacagagacagagacagagacagagacagagacagagacagagacagagacagagacagagacagagacagagacaaagggagcaacagagggagacagacagagacagacagacagacagagacagagggagcaacagagacagacagacagagacagacagacagacagagacaaggtTCTGACATGAGAGGAACAAATAATAAGTCAAGCAGCAGCTTCTGGTTGGAgtgtattgttttattgttttattgttgtattgttttattgttttattgttttagacTTTAAATGAGTGgggattttaaatatatatatatatattattcctttaaatggagagaatttagttattgatttgattatgttatgatgtgtgccttaagccgtggaccttctcacgattttattatgttcgcataatgacaataaagtatcttgaatcttgaatctactGGTCAAAAGTTTAGAATGCATTTTGGGTTTTAAATTGATTccatgatttttgttttttcattgaaaTACTGGAAATATTGGCGTGTTCTAAAACCAGTAGTGTATACACGTTGGTGTGTTTAAGTGAGGAAACaaaaagttgtatttattattaaacgAATGGGTAGTAAATCAATTTGGATTTATTAAATACAACAATGAGGTCCTCCGAACTTcccctggtccccccccccccccccccattggaaTGGATAAGTCGCCCACCTTGGAGCAAACCGTCAGCGCCTGAAGCCCAGAGCTAAACTTTCCACCACGGCACAGGAAGCAGCTCGGGCTCTGGGTTGCGCCGCAGACGGTGAAGCTCTCACAGTTGATCTGAAGGAAGTTTCACTTCCCTATAAAACATTTCACAGCTTCATTGTTGCCGGGCAGAAGCTGCGTCTTCTGTATTTCAGTTGTTAATTCTAAGTACTAAAACCTGGATTGTAAACATGTTTACGGCAGTGAAACGTGAATCCCCTCTTTCATCACATTCAGAAGCTCATCCGTCCATCCTAGAAACGTCTCATGTCTACAGCCGGTCCCAGCTGGCCCCGGACCAGAGGTGGTGAGAAACCACGAGCGGCTCCTCAGCTGCAGATCATCTCCTGATGGCCGCCTCGAAGCCGTTGGCCTCCAGGAAACCGGAGCGAACGCAGGAGGAGGGGCAGAACTGTCTTCAGACAGAGACCAGCTCATTCTCtgtcacagaaagacaaaaccacacaaacataaaaaaaaccttagAATACACCAGGAGTGGATCCGGTATCATTGGTGAACGCTGTTTTAATCCGAAGGGCCTATTGGGCCCTGGTGGAGGTCTGACCCTGTTGTAGTCTTTGGATTGTTGCCGTCAGGTTTTCTCGTCCAAACTTGGACTTTATTGCAAGATGCTGTTTGACGCAGGGTCAAAGTCAACTTCACATCCCCGCGGCTGGTGGGGattcttgctcaagggcactaATGCAGGCGAGACTTAAGCTTCCATGCATTCGAAAGAAAGACGGAGCGTTTGTTATTTCCTGAAACTGACCGTTTGATTTAAGAGTTCCGTCTCCACAGATGCTGCGTTTGTGTGCAAGACTCTggtggggggtggaggaggaggtggaggtgggggccccgggtggaggaggaggtgcgggGCCCCAGGTGGATTtgtgggaggaggtgaaggaggaggggggctcCACTTCAAACATCTGGCAGACCGGAGCCCTCTTGCAGGAGGTCTCTGCAACGCTCCGCAGCAACGCTCCCATTCGACACAGAGAAGAAGGTCACGAGTGGGTCGGGCTTCGTTATCTCACCGGAACATCTCCCTCCCAGAAAGGAACCCCTCGGGGACATGTTTGGGCGCTTCTGTCGCCTGCGTGATTAAAATGGACCAAAGTTGGATTCTGATTCTGCTGATTCTGGTGTTCTATCAGAGTGAGTGTGTCTACCTCAAACGCGGTCTCCGGTTCGGTTCTACCTCAAACGCGGTCTCCGGTTCGGTTCTACCTCAAACGCGGTCTCCGGTTCGGTTCTACCTCAAACGCGGTCTCCGGTTCGGTTCTACCTCAAACGCGGTCTCCGGTTCAGTTCTACCTCAAACGCGGTCTCCGGTTCGGTTCTACCTCAAACGCGGTCTCCGGTTCGGTTCTACCTCAAACGCAGTCTCCGGTTCGGTTCTACCTCAAACATGGTCTCCGGTTCGGTTCTAACTCAAACACGGTCTCCGGTTcggttcctgtctttgtctttacTGTTTCTATTGTTTTAGAGGTAGCTTCAGGTGATGACGTCATCGTAGAGGATGGAAGGCCTGTTGTAATCCGGTGCCAGCCCGAGATGGGCTCCATGGTCCTCTGGTTCCGAGTGCTGGACCATCGTGGGATGGAGTTCATCGGGTCCTTCACCAACACCGGCCTGCAGAAGTCCACCTTCGCCCCGTCTTCACCGTTCAGCTTCGCAAAGATGCGTCAGCACGACCTGGTCCTGCCCGCCTTCGACCGCGTCCGGGACAGCGGCGCGTACAGCTGCGCGTCTCTGCACAAAGGAACCGAACTCAAGTTCGGAGGAGTGACCCGACTCGTGGGAGGCGAGTTCTACCGGTTCCGTTAATGCGTTTGACTCATTGATGATTCCATTGATTTTCTCTCTTCAgtagaaagaaagagggaaagagaagTCCCGGTAACGGCGGggaccgccgccgccgccgaagGAACCCGACGCACGGCCTGCGCGTGCGGGGCAGGTAAACATGTCGCCACCGTGCGCGGGAGCCCTTTACGTCGCATTTTCGATGCTGTGATGACAAAGCTGGCTCCTTGCAGAGGAGGCCAGTCCGTCCGCGCTCTGCGCTCCGTCCATACTGGGCCCGCTGGCTGGCGGCTGTGGccttcttcttctactcctcctcatcgtcatcaCGCACTGCAACAGTAAAGAGCTTAAAACTATACAATTATTATTAGTCCATTTCTGTGTGATCAGGTTTttaatacttgttttttttataacgCTGCAGGATTGAGGACGAGGAGATGCCCTCACCATTACAAAAGAAAGtgagtttgtttttctcataTTAATCTGAAGCATCTCTCCATTCAGGGACacttcatttatattttatatcttATGTCTGTAATAACATATCTTATCATTAAAATCAGCAAGAAAAATATGTTCCTTATTGCTTCGGGTTATTTTGCCATCCTTATTTTTTATGTCTGTTCTATTTTccataaattgttctttatggAATTTAAAAGCGTCTTTGAATGAACTACATGTTCACATATTTAtaatctgaaataaaattattgGGAAATTATCTGTATAATTATTTCTCATCTATATGCTCGTTTTTAGCCGCTTCTGTTCGTCCAGGAATAAAATACAGTTTTGTATAACGCAGTATCACTTCCGtcctaaaatgtcaaaataaattgAATAGACTTGAAAtgagtatttcttttttttttaatgtaatttccagAAAAATGATAAAAAGGCACGGTGCCAACGTCTTCCTCTGTAGCGGGGGCCCTGTTTGATGTTTAATTAAATTTAGACAAAAGAAGTGAAATACTGCAATAAACGTGTTAATGATAATTGTTTGTCATACAGGCCTCGGGTGATGGCTGGTGGAAAACAGTGACAACCGACATCCCTGTAATCCGACGCCGTAGACATTTCTGTAGACTGTCATCTCCAGCCTTTCAGGAATTGCacgtctatttatttattcaacacagattATTATTCTGATGTGTagatttaattttacatttacaatctGTATTTTTGACGATATATTGAAAGTGAATTTTACTGGTGTCATTCCCTCGTTCAGGGATTAGAACGAGAAACGTTATTTtagaaaacattaaataaacacttttatttaaatgaaactcTGGCAGCATGACTGTGTTTAAATTTAGATTTGAATTATTTTAACTTTTTCTGTTGTACAGTACTTtccaaacagaataaaaataaaaataaaacctaagGGAATGAAGGAACAAAAACATATTCTTTTATTCGTTGGATGTAATGAAGTAAAAATCCATCCCGCATTCTCGCTCAGCGGCAATTAATTGtccattttctcattttattcgTTTCGTGGCACAGAAATATTAAGCTTTACATAAAATTATATTGATGTTCATTTGTTGTAAATTCCCCTGTAAAAAGGAAGTGGGCTAATACAAATGtaagcagacaaaaaacaaaaaaaacaccaaacaaaCCAGGAGAAAAATACGTTCAGAGGAGAGTCTGTTCTTATTCCGTTTAATACAAACACATTTCCCATGCACCTCGAAGAAAacagtttttattcatttcttgCAGGATTGAGTCGTCGcccccccttcacacacacacatgcacgcacacacaggcacacacacacattaaagaaGTTTATGTATGCTTCCGACTTTACAGATAACCATTCTGActtttacattatttaattCCATCTAAATCATGTCTCATAGCGTTTgtctcacacccacacacctaaaAGAAACTCTGGGAAGGGATACCAATTCTTGACTTTACAACTGAAAGCCCTTCGAGAATTAACAGTGTTCTCTTATATAGAGCAAAAAATctattacagtaaaaaaaaaaaaaaaaagaggcagttTAAAAGCTTCCCGCCTCAGTTTCACTAAGTGCACTTCTGGATGGCAGAAATATGTATTTCACACACAGCCAAATGCATACAGACCTTCTCTCAACAGATGCTGGACTCCATTTATCATGTAAACTATGTGttgtccaaaataaaagcaagcgGCACACCAGTGTCTTAATCGCATCCGAACACATCAAGGTAGAAAACTTGACTTGCACATCAAATTGCAAAAACATCCCAATATTCTACAAATACTCCCTTCTGCTCCGCGCTGCTCCAACCAACAAAAGCTCCGGTGCGATATGAGTGCTAAAGTACGACCTGTGGGCTGAGATGCACGCGCGACGCCTCATTCCCTATGCACTCAATATATAAACAACAAAGCATTGGGTTTTCACTtaatatttatttcctctcttccccCAAAGTTTAACATCTTTGCCTGCTCACAACACATTCTCATCTCACTTTAAAAAGTCTGCTTCTCTCTGTAACACAATGTCAAAAAGGTGATGCAtgcagatctgtgtgtgtgtgtgtgtgtgtaggtttggCGTTCGTCCCATGTACATTCTTCACAATTTAGAAAAAAGTAGAATTATGCGCAGAGCAGCTCCACAAGTGATGTGTCTCTGTGGCAGGGGAACACCAACAGCCTGCAGTCAGGGGAAAGACGAAGACATTTATCCCATCAGGGTGAGGATATTACATCATTCACTGGCGTCCAATTGTGGGAGAAAGGTGAAACTAAAGTTACCCGGCGGTCTAGCTTTTGCCTCCCTTCCTTGTAGACGCTGGGACGACGTCTGAGCTTCGCTGAGACGGCGGCTGTCCGGCGGCGGAGGGCTCTTCTGTGTGCTGTTTCTGAAATATAGAgtagatttaaaaacaatcGGGGCGAGGCAGAGGATGAAGCGCATTTGCATGCAATAATTACGCAGACGGGGTATTTATTTGGAGGAATGATTGCAGGAGAGGCAGGAGAACGCGTCGCATGCAGCAGCGATTCTACCAGCATTCGATTCTATTACGGGGCACGGCGGACTGGATGGAGTTCTTCATGCAGTGGACAGTTTGCTTACTTTAGACCTCGACTTTGACTTCTTCCCCTGTAACAAAGTTCACACCTTGTTAGGCTCAAAAGCTCCATGAGGAGGAGACCGCCAAAACGCTAATCGGCCTCTAGAGGGCGCCACGTGCAGCCCAAAGTACCCTCAGACTTCACAACTGAATACAAAGATCGAGATTCTCGACTACGTTCACGCCTCAGTTGAAGGTCAATCTATTCTGATTTCTTTTGTCTGGCCTAAGCTGTTCAGAttcctctttgttttgtgaCATCAGAAATACGTTTGAACTCAGAGGAGAATTAAATAGAATTGTTTTCTGATGTCAAATGAGCAAAACAAGTGtgcagtgtgaacgtagccTTTGATCTGAGTCTGGTGTTATCAAACTCCTAAAGGGACGCATTTGCTTCAGTGATCGATCGACCAAATCAATAGCACTGATTCTCACTATCTGAACTATGAAAAGGTATTCATCAAAGTTCACGAGACTCAAAATGCTGTTTGCCAAAGATCCAGACGCCTTTTCAAGGTCATCGATTATGTACAAGAATAATCAATCAACTATCTCCAGAACCGATAAGTTGGTTCAGAAACATCCAGGAATACCAGCTGATGGGAAACCTACGCCCTGATCCTACCAGACGCTCCTATTACCTTCGGTTTGTCCGTCTTAGTTTTGATCTCTGGctgttctgggatcagggtGCCGGACAGGGAGTCCAGGACAGGAGCGGGCATCGGCTGGGAaagaatggaaaacaaataaataaacagtcttATTAAGCGTCAAATAGTTCTGAGGAATTAAAAGGTACAGTTTGGTATCTTTATTGGCAGCTACATACAACTGAAGTCTACCTAAAACCATGCAGCATTGATCTGGATATATTTCTGAACTGGAGGTAATCAATCGTAGCCCCATTGGCGTCGCCGGCGTGTCGTCCTGCTCTACCTTCAGTGGGCCTGAGACCTGCACAGGAGGTTCCAGCTTTGCCGTGGCTCCACATGATGCAACAGGTTCGCAGGGCTTTGCAGCATCACTGAAGTCATCAGCCAACAGTTCCAAGGCTGCTTTATCGTCCATAGGTTTCTACGGAAACACGAGAAGACAAATGTCAGGTGATTGttctctcatttcatttcacaatgGTTGTCTACGTTCTtctactctgtgtgtgtgtgtgtttttttgtttttttttacctccttgGGTTTTGCAGCTGCTTTTGCCTTATATTCTtccattttcttaaaaaaagaaattgttagAAACATGTTAAATCTGTCATTTAAACTTAAACCATCGTTGCtgtttgcgtgttttttttatagcagcTTTGTAAGTTTGCATGGCAAATAAACGGCTGCAGACATTTTTCAGTCTGAACTAAACTGCATTTTACTGGTCCAAAGATCCAACAAGCAGAACAGACATTACTGTAatgcaaagaataaaaacatctcACGCTGCAGCCGTAAAGCACATGCATGTAAGATGCCAGTTTACCCTGCGGTCTTCTTCGGTGGGCCGATACTCCGGGGGCAGCGagtcatctctctctcccgttCTTATCAGCTTCTCTTCAACGATCTTTTTCTCCTGCAACAAGCACAAAAAGTGGGACAGCTGTAGCGACTGGCTCACCCTAAATTTGAAGCTGTTGTTATATTTCCCTGAAGCACGCAGGCTACCTGAACAAGGCTTTTGGCAGGAACTGGGGCGGGCTGAGGGGCGGGTGCTATGTCCTTCAAGGTGTCTGAAAGAGCATCCAGGGCGCTGTCTTCCTTTCCTTGCAGCTGAGTGGAATGACAGATGGTTGATGATGCAGAGATTTAGTTGAAGTtgttaaaacaaaatgcttgATAAACACTTCTGTGCTACCTGTGGTGCGGTTTCCACGGGAACACAAGAAGATTGtactgctggagcagcagcagaggtgacAAATTCACTCGACAAGGCATCCAGAGCGAAGTCTAGAGAGGACTGAGGGAACGACAGAACTTCTCATTACTTCTCAATTGTGAGGATGAATATATATCAGCGAATCACTGTATTTAGCACTTTGCTTGATCGGCAGCTTGCCTGTGCAGGGGCAGCTGAGGAGGCAACAACTGGGGCCCGgacagcaggagcagctgaggaggCAACAACTGGAGCCCGgacagcaggagcagctgaggaggTCATGAAGCCATCAGACAGAAAATCTAGAGCCTCCCCTGTTCCCATGGTggactgcaggaggaggacaagagggATACGGAGGGAAAAATAGATCAATATTCTGGATCGCATGTCAATATCCTGCTGTGAACTGGTTCCAGTCTCACCTCAGGTTTTGGTGGAGGCAGTTTTTTGAGTTCCTCCGCATTAAATCTGTACTCTGGGGGGATTGTTCTTTCATCCTCCCCTACAAGCACGCCTTCTTCTTCCTTGAATTTATTTTCCTACCACAAGGAAAAGCAAAAAAGACACAGATGCAGATGaacccaaacaacaacaacgtgcaCGTTGTGTTCTTAAGCACTGATCTGCGTGTTGCGTACATGGACAATGTCCTCAGGCCTGAGCGGCGGGGGTTCAGGCGTTGGGGTGTCTTCTGCCAACATGTCACCGAGAGCCCCGAGAGCATCCAGAGACATGGATCCGTcctgaggagaagagaggagatcaATGCGTTACCGAGAGGTAAAGAAAAGCAGCGGTGATCATCTGTTTCCTGTGTCTCACTGGATTAGTTTTGGCATCTTTTTTAGGAGCAGTTTTCTGTATCTCGGCTATTCTAGCAGGGGCAGGTGAAGCTCCGTAGCACACGACCTTCTAAAACAGACAACAGCAAAGAGACAACAGAGCGTTTAATAGCTTTCACAAGTATGCACCTAATCGAGGACAAAGCTAATCAACATTAGCGATTCAGACAAAAGATCCCAGCAGGGAAGGAGGCGTGAGCTTCCTTTACCTGTCCAGTAGAAGGAACTATTCCAGCCGCCAAAGAGAAGTCATCAAAGGCTTTGTCCTTGTCCACTTTTTTATCATCAGCAACAACAGGACGCACAACCACAGGAGGAGCAACACACGCGgccacaggaggagcaggacacACAAtcaggggaggaggagcaggggctTTCTGCAACAAGGAACAACCGTttaacagatgctgcagctctgcttgcTTTAGTTTGTCACTGAGTAGCAGTGAGAGATCCACAGCGTACCTGTGAAGGAGCAGCTGAGGAGGCAACAACTGGGGCCCGGACAGCAGGAGCAGCCGAGGAGGTCACGAAGCCACCAGACAGAAAATCTAGAGCCTCCCCTGTTCCCATGGTggactgcaggaggaggacaagagggATACGGAGGGAAAAATAGATCAATATTCTGGATCGCATGTCAATATCCTGCTGTGAACTGGTTCCCGTCTCACCTCAGGTTTTGGTGGAGGCAGTTTTTTGAGTTCCTCCGCATTAAATCTGTACTCTGGGGGGATTGTGCTTTCATCCTCTCCCACAAGCACGCCTTCTTCTTCCTTGAATTTATTTTCCTACCACAAGGAAAAGCAAAAAAGACACAGATGCAGATGAACCCAAACAACAACGTGCACGTTGTGTTCTTAAGCACTGATCTGCGTGTTGCGTACATGGACAATGTCCTCAGGCCTGAGCGGCGGGGGTTCAGGCGTTGGTGTGTCTTCTGCCAACATGTCACCGAGAGCCCCGAGAGCATCCAGAGACATGGATCCGTcctgaggagaagagaggagatcaATGCGTTACCGAGAGGTAAAGAAAAGCAGCGGTGATCATCTGTTTCCTGTGTCTCACTGGATTCGTTTTGGCATCTTTTTTGGGAGCAGTTTTCTGTATCTCAGCTATTCTAGCAGGGGCAGGTGAAGCTCCGTAGCACACGACCTTCTAAAACAGACAACAGAGCGTTTAATAGCTTTCACAAGTATGCACCTAATCGAGGACAAAGCTAATCAACATTAGCGATTCAGACAAAAGATCCCAGCAGGGAAGGAGGCGTGAGCTTCCTTTACCTGTCCAGTAGAAGGAACTATTCCAGCCGCCAAAGAGAAGTCATCAAAGGCTTTGTCCTTGTCCACTTTTTTATCATCAGCAACAACAGGACGCACAACCACAGGAGGAGCAACACACGCGgccacaggaggagcaggacacACAAtcaggggaggaggagcaggggctTTCTGCAACAAGGAACAACCGTttaacagatgctgcagctctgcttgcTTTAGTTTGTCACTGAGTAGCAGTGAGAGATCCACAGCGTACCTGTGAAGGAGCAGCTGAGGAGGCAACAACTGGAGCCCGGACAGCAGGAGCAGCCGAGGAGGTCACGAAGCCATCAGACAGAAAATCTAGAGCCTCCCCTGTTCCCATGGtggcctgcaggaggaggacaagagggATACGGAGGGAAAAATAGATCAATATTCTGGATCGCATGTCAATATCCTGGTGTGAACTGGTTCCAGTCTCACCTCAGGTTTTGGTGGAGGCAGTTTTTTGAGTTCCTCTGCATTAAATCTGTACTCTGGGGGGATTGTTCTTTCATCCTCTCCCACAAGCACGCCTTCTTCTTCCTTGAATTTATTTTCCTACCACAAGGAAAAGCAAAAAAGACACAGATGCAGATGaacccaaacaacaacaacgtgcaCGTTGTGTTCTTAAGCACTGATCTGCGTGTTGCGTACATGGACAATGTCCTCAGGCCTGAGCGGCGGGGGTTCAGGCGTTGGTGTGTCTTCTGCCAACATGTCACCGAGAGCCCCGAGAGCATCCAGAGACATGGATCCGTCCTGAGGAGAGGACATCAGTCCATCAGAAGCTATTCACCTACTCACCTAGGACAGGGACCAGAGTCCTATAAATCTCACAGTGCCAGTGTTGGGCTTCGTGTCCACTTTGGTATCCACTCCTGCCTTCAGTGATAAGCCAGAGGTTTTCTCCATCCTGGGTTTTTTATCAACAGGAGGACACACAGCCACTGGAGAAACTTTGTCCTGCAAAATCAGAGGTGACACCATGACCCCCAGCAAGGTGCTATCTTCATCAGCGTCAGGGAAGAAACGATTACATTTTCCAGTGGTTCTGGATAAAATGGCAGATGAAGGAGCGTCTTTCCCCTTTTGTGATACAGGAAGATATGACTTTAGTATTTAACAGGGAGGTGTGCCTTTGCTGTACCTTGGAAGTAGCTTGAATTCCAGCCCCCAGAGAGAAATCACCCGTCTTGGCTTTCTTATCAAGAGGAGGAACTTCACACACAGCTACAGTGGGAACTCCAGAAGGCATTGGAGATTTCTGCAACAGTGCCACGTTAATTTCTCAATACTCTAAGTCATATGCCCCTGCAATAACCTCACAGAGATGTGGAATTTTCTTCACCTTTACAGGAGGTGGTGCAAAGCTAGTAGGGCCAGCAGATGAAGCAGTGATGCCGTCGACTTGGTCCTTTTCCTATTTAGAAGCGGATAATGAGTTAGCCAATAAAGATAAAGTCATGAACAACAATTTATGtatgagctccccccccccccaccccccaccccccaccccgcaaGTGCAATGGGATGCAAATGTGGCGAAGGGGCAGCTAAATGCTTAAAAACGTGACCTGTTGCTTcgtggctgcagctggagcaaACTGGAAATCAGCTGAAAGAGAATCAAGCGCTTCCTTTGTGCTCAGTGGTTTctgaaatgaaagagagaacaTGTCACAGcaggataataaaaaaaaacgtgacaCTTGATCATCCACTAGATGGCGTGTTTAGCCAAATCAAAAGCATGCAGgggcaaaagaaagaaaaaaaaagcaaaccagTCTGACTGCACTAAAAAACAGGCACACCCTCCACATTCCTcggaaacaaaaaaatcagaatGTAACACACCTCCATGACAAATTTGACGAATAAAACtgatttgataaaaaaaaaaaaaaaagaatcatcaaagtaaaaacaaaactcacaAAGCCTCACAGTGGAAACAGAAGGAATGTTGGACACAGACCCAAACAAGCATTTCTACAAACAAGATGGCAAAGTGGGAGTAGATTGTGATGCAGATGTGGGCGTGCTGGGGGAAATTAATGGTTTCATACAAGAGGAGTGGTGTGCAATAGATGTTTCAGAGTATGTGTGTTTTACACAGTCATGCATGTGCACGTATGAACATGTGGGCTTAGTCCGTCACGAGCCAAGGAGCTCCTACGGAGACGGTAGGTCCTGTGCTGTTTGGTGTGAGACAACACCCACCAGTGCAATTCAACATTCCCCACTCTAGAGGAACCAGGAGATCACACAGTGGAAAACAGGGCTTCTTCCAGAGTGTGTGCACAATGTGATCTGCTCACACATGCATGGGAAAGTGGGTGAGTTTAAAAAGCGAGTCAGAGTGTATCAGGACACTAAATGTGAACGTTTCACTTACAGGAACATCCATGGGTTTCGAATCCGCTGGAAGTggagcctaaaaaaaaaaaaagagatgaaccTTTAATTAAACGAGGAAATCATTCACCACGTCAGAATATGCTTCCTTCCAGGCTCGGTTCACACAATTTACACAAATCTCTGGTATATTCCTCTTGGAA is from Brachionichthys hirsutus isolate HB-005 chromosome 8, CSIRO-AGI_Bhir_v1, whole genome shotgun sequence and encodes:
- the cast gene encoding calpastatin isoform X5 yields the protein MGQILTWIRGPRDSPALQDVAVVRQSQPSKATPKPGTQVPAGRPAQFETAPVSQVQGRAPVPTAAGVPAAAGVPAAAGVPAAAGVPAAAGVPAAAGVPAAAGVPAAAGVPAAAGMLASTAGTKPKDTVKTAPVSQVQAPAPVRTAAGTKPKESPKDTAKTAPVSQVQAPAPVLSTAGTAAAAGMSASTAGTKPKDTAKVQATVAPTPAKGGTQAPLPADSKPMDVPKPLSTKEALDSLSADFQFAPAAATKQQEKDQVDGITASSAGPTSFAPPPVKKSPMPSGVPTVAVCEVPPLDKKAKTGDFSLGAGIQATSKDKVSPVAVCPPVDKKPRMEKTSGLSLKAGVDTKVDTKPNTGTDGSMSLDALGALGDMLAEDTPTPEPPPLRPEDIVHENKFKEEEGVLVGEDERTIPPEYRFNAEELKKLPPPKPEATMGTGEALDFLSDGFVTSSAAPAVRAPVVASSAAPSQKAPAPPPLIVCPAPPVAACVAPPVVVRPVVADDKKVDKDKAFDDFSLAAGIVPSTGQKVVCYGASPAPARIAEIQKTAPKKDAKTNPDGSMSLDALGALGDMLAEDTPTPEPPPLRPEDIVHENKFKEEEGVLVGEDESTIPPEYRFNAEELKKLPPPKPESTMGTGEALDFLSGGFVTSSAAPAVRAPVVASSAAPSQKAPAPPPLIVCPAPPVAACVAPPVVVRPVVADDKKVDKDKAFDDFSLAAGIVPSTGQKVVCYGASPAPARIAEIQKTAPKKDAKTNPDGSMSLDALGALGDMLAEDTPTPEPPPLRPEDIVHENKFKEEEGVLVGEDERTIPPEYRFNAEELKKLPPPKPESTMGTGEALDFLSDGFMTSSAAPAVRAPVVASSAAPAVRAPVVASSAAPAQSSLDFALDALSSEFVTSAAAPAVQSSCVPVETAPQLQGKEDSALDALSDTLKDIAPAPQPAPVPAKSLVQEKKIVEEKLIRTGERDDSLPPEYRPTEEDRRKMEEYKAKAAAKPKEKPMDDKAALELLADDFSDAAKPCEPVASCGATAKLEPPVQVSGPLKPMPAPVLDSLSGTLIPEQPEIKTKTDKPKGKKSKSRSKKQHTEEPSAAGQPPSQRSSDVVPASTRKGGKS
- the cast gene encoding calpastatin isoform X4 — protein: MGQILTWIRGPRDSPALQDVAVVRQSQPSKATPKPGTQVPAGRPAQFETAPVSQVQGRAPVPTAAGVPAAAGVPAAAGVPAAAGVPAAAGVPAAAGVPAAAGVPAAAGVPAAAGMLASTAGTKPKDTVKTAPVSQVQAPAPVRTAAGTKPKESPKDTAKTAPVSQVQAPAPVLSTAGTAAAAGMSASTAGTKPKDTAKVQATVAPTPAKGGTQAPILDPFDVLAGTLPSSGPVAPPQPVYTGPEVKEAPLPADSKPMDVPKPLSTKEALDSLSADFQFAPAAATKQQEKDQVDGITASSAGPTSFAPPPVKKSPMPSGVPTVAVCEVPPLDKKAKTGDFSLGAGIQATSKDKVSPVAVCPPVDKKPRMEKTSGLSLKAGVDTKVDTKPNTGTDGSMSLDALGALGDMLAEDTPTPEPPPLRPEDIVHENKFKEEEGVLVGEDERTIPPEYRFNAEELKKLPPPKPEATMGTGEALDFLSDGFVTSSAAPAVRAPVVASSAAPSQKAPAPPPLIVCPAPPVAACVAPPVVVRPVVADDKKVDKDKAFDDFSLAAGIVPSTGQKVVCYGASPAPARIAEIQKTAPKKDAKTNPDGSMSLDALGALGDMLAEDTPTPEPPPLRPEDIVHENKFKEEEGVLVGEDESTIPPEYRFNAEELKKLPPPKPESTMGTGEALDFLSGGFVTSSAAPAVRAPVVASSAAPSQKAPAPPPLIVCPAPPVAACVAPPVVVRPVVADDKKVDKDKAFDDFSLAAGIVPSTGQKVVCYGASPAPARIAEIQKTAPKKDAKTNPDGSMSLDALGALGDMLAEDTPTPEPPPLRPEDIVHENKFKEEEGVLVGEDERTIPPEYRFNAEELKKLPPPKPESTMGTGEALDFLSDGFMTSSAAPAVRAPVVASSAAPAVRAPVVASSAAPAQSSLDFALDALSSEFVTSAAAPAVQSSCVPVETAPQLQGKEDSALDALSDTLKDIAPAPQPAPVPAKSLVQEKKIVEEKLIRTGERDDSLPPEYRPTEEDRRKMEEYKAKAAAKPKEKPMDDKAALELLADDFSDAAKPCEPVASCGATAKLEPPVQVSGPLKPMPAPVLDSLSGTLIPEQPEIKTKTDKPKGKKSKSRSKKQHTEEPSAAGQPPSQRSSDVVPASTRKGGKS